One Siniperca chuatsi isolate FFG_IHB_CAS linkage group LG1, ASM2008510v1, whole genome shotgun sequence genomic window, gaaaggcgAGGGTGCCTCAAAagtcatgaaaagtgacattatgatATAAAAATGAACTCTGTTACTATGTtaacaaatattaaattaaaatttcaattaaaatttCCTTCAAAAAAGCAAATGTTCTACATTATACTTATATGTGCAATGTCCAAAAATGAATTCATCACATGTTAAATGCTGATTTGTTCATTCGCTTTCATGTGTGATTTcttacatttcacatgtgaaatatgtGAAAATCCCATGTTCCTGTCAAAATGCAAGGTCTGAAGGTtaatttctcctcctcttcctcaggcTGCCTGTGTGGtggcgatgatgatgatgatggtgatgatgatgaccaCTGAGGCAGCAGCCATGCCGAAAGCTGGCGGCCAATCAAGACACTCAGCGAAGACACACAGGAAGTCCTCTGATGGTGCGGTGGTAGAAACGGTCCCACTGCAGCTTGACCCCAACGCTTTGGTTCCTACCAGAAACATCAGGCCGCTGGAGAACGCCTCCATCTCCCCGTGGGCATACAAgtaaggaaacacacacacacacacacacacacacacacgcacacacacgcacacacacacacacacacacacacacacacacacacacacacacacaggaaaccactCTCGTAAAGGATTTCAGGagccaaaataaagaaaatggtCCTTTAATCATAGGATTTAGATTAAGTGATATTTATAGCTTTTtgtcccttctctctctccgtccTCAGCATCTCCCGTGATGACTCTCTGTACCCCCCGATGCTGTCAGAGGCTCGTTGTTTGCTGCGCGGCTGTCTGGACTTGGAGGGCCAGGAGGACCTGAGCCTGGAATCCAGACCCATCATGCACcaggtgctgctgctgcgccgGGTCAGGTCTGCGGTGGCGGGGTCAGGGGCGGGACACAGCTACCACTATCGGCTGGAGTCCCGCCTCATCGCTGTGGGCTGCACCTGCGTACGACCCATCGTCCAGCACCAACAATGAAGACCAGCAGAGACCAGAACGGCTGTTGGGTCCGGAAGACCAGTACCgccagaaaaaaaactaaaatctgaCTAAAAGTTAAAGTCAAAGTTCTGATTTTGTATAATCTACTTGCGATTTAATAAGTAGAAACTATTACTTTCTATCTCTTTATCATAAACTTATAGTATGATAAAGTTACAATACATCAAGTCAAACATTAGGACATCTCATAATTATGACAATGTGTcacattatataattattataacgTGCTAAAGATAACTTACAAACTTACAAAGTGCTTTTCAATAgataaaaaatgcataaatcAGAGTGGAcgatataaataaataagattaaagaaacaaaatgaagcTTATTATTAAAAGTAACACCAAAATGTCTGCGAGGAGAGAGAAATAATGAGAAGTATATGATTTAGGGGTGTATGACAATAACTTGTGATTCATCTGAATTCATTTGAAGGAAACGTTCTTTAATATATTGAACTCAAATATTGAATATACCGTGGCTGGAGAATAACCAGAGTCGAGAGTCTCATAATTTAGACATCATACCAAAAATATGACTTAGTATCTCATAAGTTAGTAAGTTAAAATAATGACACATTGTAAGTTAGAGTTAGTAGTTAGTAACTCATGATTTAAACTTAACAATCATCAGAAAACGCATAAGTAActtattattttccatttttaatcaGTATTTAATCTGTATTTGATTTGACGTGAGGTGAAAGTTTTCCTGCTCGCTGAGTTTGAACATGCTGCTCTGTGATCTGCTGGATGCTGAATTCATCTGTCTTCTTattcctttattatttatttcaatttcattttttcaatatatcatttttgttttgttttgtttatattttttaatttgtatcgaaacagcaaacagaaaagtggaGATCAGAACATCTACACTCAGGAGCTGAAGTTTAAAAGATTATTATTggatgttttacatttattctgtTGTATTTATGGTTTCAGATTATTTAAATTACCttttatttaagtgttttgATCTTCAGTAGGTATTTATTGGTGAtgttatattaatgttaatgtatttATAGTTCAGAGGCTGAATGTTGCAACGCAATAAAAAAACCGGACAAATAAGTAAATTGtcaatgttttattcttgaatttaaaatataatgtgaTTTCTGtacattgtcatcatcatcagcatcagcatcatcatctcACCCTGACTCCTTTACATTGACGTTGCCAGGgaaacagactgacacacacacacacacacacacagagacacaccacTGCAGCTGTAAACAATGTACACAATCGATTATCAGTTAACTTCATTCATGGTATAATGATTGTTGGACAGGCAGGTATCCTGTgatgtagctaatgttagccgcATGAGCTACCtagctgtttgttgttgatgtaaCATAGCAAGAGTGTCATTCGCTAGCAACTTAAAAACGTCCAGCAGGACTCCTGTCTTCTCATCCAGCTTACACAGGAAGGACATACAGAGATGTAGCTTCAAACGGTAGcataatgctagcatgctaattttAGTACATTGTCTTTATATTCAGAAACATGAGACGGATAAAAATGTagaatctgaaaaataaaatttgggGGCTGTGAGAACAGGGCTGCAGTACTCAGGTCTAATCTCCAGGGATCGTTTATCCCTTCATTTTATAACCcttatttttttaagtgtgttttgACTCGGACTCGTCTGTCTTGTGGGTGTTTTGACTCGGACTCGTCTCTGTCTCGTGGATGTTTTGACTCGGactcgtctctgtctctgtctcgtGGATGTTTTGACTCGGACTCGTCTCTGTCTCGTGGGTGTTTTGACTCGGACTCGTCTCTGTCTCGTGAGTGTTTTGACTCGGACTCGTCTGTCTCGTGCGTGTTTTGACTCGGACTCGTCTGTCTCGTGCGTGTTTTGACTCGGACTCGTCTGTCTTGTGGATGTTTTGACTCGGactcgtctctgtctctgtctcgtGGGTGTTTTGACTCGGACTCGTCTCTGTCTCGTGGATGTTTTGACTCGGACTCGTCTCTGTCTCGTGAGTGTTTTGACTCGGACTCGTCTCTGTCTCGTGGATGTTCTGACTCGGACTCGTCTCTGTCTCGTGAGTGTTTTCATTTGAACTCGGTATCACCTATGTTTTAACTGGCTCTCGTCTCTCTGACTTGTCTCGATCCTGTGAGTGTTTTTAACTGGACTTGTCTGACTCTAATGGGtgttctgactctgactctgacccAAACTTGTCTTGGTTTGGTGGGTGGTTTCAACCGGACTTGTTCAGGGTCTCAAGGGTGTTTTGAGTCATTATGGTTTGTCTGCAttttgacttggacttgtctcaGTCTCAGACACTAATCTAGTCTATAACAGTCTTTGGTCTCGCCTAAGTCCAGTTGACTTTGTTTTTGGCTTTTCTGGTATTGTTCTTGACTTGGTCTTGACCTGTGTCGGGACTCGAtctgacttggacttgtcttaGACTCGCTTAAGTGGTCTTGACCACAGCCCTGTGAGAAACAGGCACGTTTGCTGATTTTGCCGTGATGTCCTACGGCTGCCAGCAAATGTCACTAAAGAGCGACTGATGAACCGTTCCTGTTGTCGTactgttttaaagtaaatgtaataatgtgaACTGTCCAGCAGATGCAGCTGGCTAACGCAGATTAGCTGTATATCCAGGCGGCAGAGACTCGTCCATATTCACATAGCAGAAGAGGCCCAGGCTGTTTTCTGGACTCCTCCCTTTGGGTTCAGGTCCGGTTTCTGTTAGGTCCATTTCATGTTTGGTTTGGTTGGGTGGGGTACAACTTTTCAGACTCGAAGATGTTGAATCCTTGATAtgtacacaatcacacacacattggcacTGTTGGCGTGGCAACAAAGCACAGTAACACCTCTGTGAACCATCTAATGATGACTGAATCTGCAGCGTCCTTCAGTTTCAGAAGTTTTTCTCGTTATAAAGAGAAGAGTCCTGGTTGTACAGAAGAGGTCGAGCAGTCGGACTCGCCctcagtcctcctcctcctctttttcttcttctcctctcactctcGTCAGTGTCTCTTCCTGTCAGTCTCCCAGTCGGAGCAGCGCCGGGTTGCTGGCACAACAAACCTCAGCTCGTCCAAAATGGCTTCCAAATAAAGTTCAGCTTGTGTTGTGATCAGGCCATCAAGACACCTGGAAGCAGAAGAAAGGGGGTGGAGTTAGCACACAGCTAACACATGCTGACTCATGCACACGGGAGAATGGCAGGACGTCCACGTTTATCTTGATTCAGCATAAATTATATTCAGAGTTTTCAAATTTCTGACTTTCAACGTGAATTTCAACAGCTCGTCACAGAGGAAGTTGACACTACCCAACTTTTTGTGGATCGCTGAAATTGTTGGCCATACAGCACACATTTtgttcacacatttttttcaggaTGATGATGCAATTACCATGTTTACACTCAATAGAAAGAGAAAACttatacactatatggccaaaggAATGTGGAGCAGACAGGTTTTTACTGGTTTGAGTCGCTTAGTTCATAGAAAATGACAATTAGACCTGGAAGCCTGGGTGCTGGATCCTTCATGATAcacaagaaaaaaggaaaactaggACAGCACTCCAATTGTCCACGGGTGTCCACCTACTTTTGGCCATGTGGTGTACTTTGATTCATATAGTTTGTTGAAGGTAAATTGAGAACTCTCAAGTTCACTATAGCAAACTGTGTCAGATATTCTGGGAGGAGACCCATTTAATCCTCTTCTGTTTGAGAAGTTCAAAGCGAGATCTATAAATTTAAAGGGAAATTTGAGAAACAGGCCTATTCGTATACTGTTTCAAGAGTTACACGAGAAGACGCCGTTCTCATGTCTGTAAATATGAATCTACCACCAAAACCAAGAAAAGGTCTGGAACATAATACAATTTGCCGttgttacattttggtttttgtttggcttaaacaaacgagatgtaacgtgttaatcagtgacCTTTCGAGGTGtcggtaggtgtatttttgaactttggacagagtcaggctagctgtttccccctgattccagtctttatgctaagctaagctaaccacatcctgactccagctctgtacttaacacactctctgcaataaattaaacaggcgtatttcccaaaatgccgaGCTGTTACTTTAAATGCGCTTTTCCATTTAACATCATTTTGTTAAACTCTCGATATATTTGTTATCACACCGACGTCTTCACATTCTGTCTCAGTACGTCTACCCAGaatcccctcctcctcctccagtttGTCCTCACCTCCACGCTGTGCTTGTcctgaaagacacaaacatcacaaactcCCTTTAGTGATTCATGTCCATGACACAGAATCTGAATCGTCTCAGGAAACAAGAGTGAAAACTGCCAATAAAATCTGCGtcctcacctcctcctgcaGCCGCTCCTGTGAGGCGTTCAGGTGCATATTCCTCTGCTCCTTGTCGGCGTCGGCCCGGTGCTCCTGACGCTCTTTGGTCAGAGCTTTCTGAGCGACTTCACGCTCGTGCTCCCTCCTCTCGGCCAGGTGCTTCAGCAGCTCCGCCTCCTGACactagagggagacagagggaacGTGTACAGTGAGCTtttacctgtgtgtgcatgtgggttCTTTGGGTCAGTCGTTATGAGTTTGTTGAGCGTAAACACTAGTTTCTTGGTGGTCTTATTTTCTGGTAGCATCACTTCTGAAATGACCACTGCATGATGTCGCACCAAAGAAATGCTCTGCGTTCGGTCGATTTGAAAGCCAATAAAAACTCAAAAGACCTTCTCCGATCAAACTAGGTGGCAGACTTAATGACAGTCAGAAATCTGGCTAAAAGAGAGCGCTGTGGCCATCATTTTCTTGAATTCTTTGAAAGTTTATGTCTCAATAGATAATCATCACTCATTAGACTGTAAAATAACTTCTTGTCAgttggtcggtcggtccaccagactgaaacatctcagcagctgctggactgtgatgagacgtgcttcatcgttcacgctcccctcaggatgaactgtaataactctgctgatcctctgactttccatctagcgccaccatcaggtcgacatgttaacgtgtccgacactttggtttctgaccaaacacctgcagagctgctggcgttcccatcagcctcagctgcactctgtgtttactgctaagtagctaatgttagcatgctaacacgctaaactaggAGGGTAaagctgctaaacatcagcatgttagcattgtcactgtgagcatgttagcatgctgatgttagcatttagcatcagcatacagcctcacagagctgctagctcgGCTGTAGACTGTTATattggatcaaatgactgtgtgtaatgtgaaggaTGTCGTGAGAATCATCATCACTTAGTGTGACcttacaataacaataattttcTTGAAATCCACCCCCAACACTccacacaccttcctcctctcctgggCGGCATCCAGTTTCTTCTGGATCTCTTCCAGCGAGGGTTTCTGGCGGGGCGGCGTAGTCGCCCTCAGTTCGGGGCCACCATCAAAGGTGGGCGGCTTCAGGATGACCTCGAAGGCCTGGCCGCTCGTCCGCTTGCTCAGCTCGATCACCTCCATGTCCCGGATGTTGCACAGGTTCAAGTCCACCACGCCTGCTGCAAGAAGAACACGAGACCAAATAAGTACCAGTAACTCATTTCTCTATTTCctctgcagcaggaaacaaacTCTGACTCTGATGATTTGAAATGTCTGAGGGTTTCCTCTGGGTGCTCCAGTTTCCCCCCACGTGTAGTCCAAAGACAAGCAGGTTAGGTGAACTGGAGATACTAGATACTGATAGACTAGTGTACCCCCCCTTCTCACTTctgcaatgcatgctgggataggctgaCACATGTCAGTAGAATTATTCTAGATGATTAACCATGAAATCTGGAACAGACAGAAAGTCTTAAGTGTTGGACTGATAAACAGACAGAACCATAATACCCCGACAATATTGGGAAAACTAGTAACAAAAAGAACCTAGTTTAATCTTAGTGAAGTAATCTTATCAAGGACGTGAACTTAATGCTTCTGtttacacattttttctgttctaATTTTGTCCTAACTgagtttttacacacaaaaggcttttgttttgacttttcacagcaggaaaagcagaggcagaactaatgacatgaATTATGGCCCATAGACTGTATGCTGGCTCTGTTCCAGCAATTATTGTTCTGTAATGCAGCAATTATACCCCCTCCAGTTTGGGAGCCACAGGACTAAATAGTGTTGCTGACCTTCCTTCTTGTCGGCTGCAGTGTCTCTGAGTTCGGGAAGGATGCAGGAGCAGAAGAGAGACACCAGGGGGAGCTCTCGCATCTTCTCTCTGTATGCTGGGACAttcagagagaggaagagaaaagaaaaactgcagctGAGCCACAAATCTGTACAGATTCAGTCAGATGAACACATCACAAAACCAAGAAACAAAAAACGCCACCAAAAATCGAATGAAATCACTGAGGTTTTACCTGCTAGAgtcattctgctgctgctgctgttttctgtcaaaGACACTGTGGTGAGGTAGAGTCTGTTCCTGAGGAGGgacggagagacagaggagTCAAATGAAAGTAAATCCAGTAGAATCAGTTCAGAGTTACTCTCTGGTGTCAAGGGAAACCTGCAGAGGAAAGGCATTCATTTTGCCCTGGGTAAAGCCTCTCAGGCAATGACACACATCTCACGACAGCAGCTTGAGCAGCTTGAGCTGGTAGGTGTAGAACCTCCGAGTTAAGGACACCTGCCAAGCTAAACTCAGGGAACACAAGTCCCACAAAATCGAAACGGGCAGCTGCTGTTTGAATCTTCTTAGAAAACTGAAGAAACTAAACAAGAGGAAAGATATGAaacaaaagagcaaagaaaaaagtGGAAGTAAGAGGAGCCACTGCGCCCTAAACATGAGGTCTTCCCCTTCTGGAGTTTAACGTCACTTTGCAATTTAGCTTTAAacttgttttgttatttgtttgccAGATATAGAGacatactttttaaaatctttaatgCATCATTTTGTCATTCGGTCAGCTCCGCCTGTTTTATCTGCAGCTCCCTTCTCATGTTAAACAATGATACAAACATAtctcacatttaattttttttgtgggACTGGAGTTTATGCAGATTTCCTCTGAAAGAATGTCTCTGTTTCTTTACTAAACTGAATATCGTTTGGATTTAAAGGTCAGATTTTGACAGATCTTTACGAGTTGAGTCATTCGTGCAAACATGAGCTGTTTTTGATTCAGCAGCTAAAAATAATTCATCCAAAGTGTGAAGACTGAATCAGCAACAAACACAGCGGCACGACACGCTGCAGGAGATTCAGCCTCCGGATCATCACATCATCCAGCTGCTGCACAAACTGGCTGATTttaaacaacagcagcagctttttcCTCATCACGAACCTTCACTTTACCAAGTCATTTAGTGCACAATATAACGGAAATCCAGAGAAACATTAACAAACTGTCTGCTGATGTGCACAAACACTAAAGCTGCAGCTTAAGATGATTTTCTATTATCTAGTCATCTATTAAGCATGAATTGTTTAATCTCTGCAACGTCCAAAATAAAGCCAGATGCCCATGTTTAGAATCCAAACTGATTCCTTAaattaaatcataaaaacaaagaGATTCAGatttcaaacagcagcagtttggaGAAACAGAAACTAGATTATATTTACAATTTTTCTGCaggaaaagactgaaaaacacaaacctgttatcaaaatgttttaattgattCTCCTGTAAAGACTgatgcaaaaacacaatgttcaaactttgtgtgtgtgtgtgtgtgtgtgtgtgtgtgtgtgtgtgcagagactaAGCAATGATGTCATTGTTGCCAGTAAGCGCATCACCTTCTGCAGAGAAGAGTGAGTTGAGCGTGCAGCACAAACACTGAACTAATCACAAAGACCAAgaagacaaaaaggaaacaatgcaggagagacagaaagacagaaaagatcaAAGCGATGAACAGAATCTGCAGATGGACGAAAGAATGAAGAGAATAGAATCAGATGAGTGAAACCGGCTTTCATCGGttcacatttctgtttaaaagaGGCTGCCGCCGTCTGAGCTGCAAACATGCAGAAAGctaacaaaaacatcaaataatcCCAAATACATGAGAATAtcagtgtaagtgtgtgtgtgtgtgtgtgtgtgtactcacccTGCAGTGATGCTCGGTCTCTGTTCAGACTGAAgatctgcagctcagcagcatcagcaccaaacagcagcttGCTGCATGACATCACCCAGGAGTGATCTGATTGGCCGGCAGGGATGCTGGGCTGCGATTGGTCCAGCagggcagagggaggaggaagaggaggaggaggaggaggaggaggaggaggggggtcacAGCAGTGGAGGTTAATTTCAGAGGAATCCTCCTGCTCACTGACAGAAAGCTCTTCATCAGTCACAGTGATTTTACTGGATAGTTCTGTTTTTAAGCTTACATCAGCGCTCATCACAGAGCCGAGAGCTTCATCGTTCAGCCGATCAATAACACCTGACTGACACGGCAGCCTGTGCAAAAGCAGAGAAAGCAGATTCACACTAAACCTCTTGAAAACTAAACGCAGAGTGATCGGTCAGgttttatatacaaaaataaacctGTATAAAAATCGCACAGAAAGGAAAAAGCAGCATCTCCCAGACTGATCTGCGACGCTAACGTCAAAAACAAACTCGCTGTCTCCACGTGGAGTCAGCTGCTGGCTGCGCTGCTACGATtggttgtttctttttgtaatttacTTTTCTGCAAAGTGCTTTATGTTGCAtcttatgcttttttttttttttttactgtgctgTATTGTTAATCAGATGGAGTCTCGCAGACAGGAGGTCCTGCACCGGCTCACCTTTGACCCCTGTGAGGAAACGCACAGAAGCAGGAAAAGACGCTTCAGGTTTCAGAGAGCACaacagaagacacacacacacagcacacacacctcCGATCTGACTGCGtctaaaagaaaactgaaaataaaaacacagtaaaacttCTGAAACACGACGATGAAAGGGGGAACTGGATCTGGTTGGATCCAGCAGGTCTGGTTTGATCTGGTTTGCCGGGTCGATGTGCTTCTGAGGAAAATGTCAGCGCTAAATTTAAAGGCTGACAATGAGCCGTTACTCATCCTGACTGCAAGACTCACCACGCGCACACacagatctgtgtttgtgtgttaacgCCTCCATCTGTTGCTCTGGTTGACGGTCTGTCGCTTTTCATTCAGACCCTCAGAGCTCACAGCTCCACAGAGTCCAGGTGAATTTATTGGAAAAGCAACATTTGGGCCACAGGCTTTCGTTAGGCGTTAACGCCTCCGTGCCGTCAGTCGGTGGGactgttattatttattgcatGACTTTATTCTGGGGGTCTGGGGGTCTTCAGGGGTCCTCTGGGCGGTTTGAGACCTGGTGGagcatcatgctgctgccagttttgctgttctctctctctgtttgggtCCAACGCATTTTGTATTTTAGAGAATCTACGTCTGCAGATCAGGTTTGCGTAGCTTTTCCTCGGGTTTCAGATCAGGTCCCAAATTCTGGACCTGCAACGTGTCTCCCGGTCGTGCATCAGACAACATTCACTTTATTTAAAGTGAGTCAGACTCGTGACCGAGTTACATCCATTTAAATGTATCATGTTACTGTAGCGCCACCTGTGGGCGAAGCACCATCAGATTGGCTCAGATCATATTTGCTTGCGTCCTCTAAATGTggtgaaaattgtgttttcatcagagACCACGGCCACAAGAAATCTG contains:
- the LOC122878458 gene encoding stathmin-4-like isoform X1, whose protein sequence is MTLAAYREKMRELPLVSLFCSCILPELRDTAADKKEAGVVDLNLCNIRDMEVIELSKRTSGQAFEVILKPPTFDGGPELRATTPPRQKPSLEEIQKKLDAAQERRKCQEAELLKHLAERREHEREVAQKALTKERQEHRADADKEQRNMHLNASQERLQEEDKHSVEVS
- the il17a/f1 gene encoding interleukin 17a/f1 is translated as MFPTSNSCKVTAACVVAMMMMMVMMMTTEAAAMPKAGGQSRHSAKTHRKSSDGAVVETVPLQLDPNALVPTRNIRPLENASISPWAYNISRDDSLYPPMLSEARCLLRGCLDLEGQEDLSLESRPIMHQVLLLRRVRSAVAGSGAGHSYHYRLESRLIAVGCTCVRPIVQHQQ
- the LOC122878458 gene encoding stathmin-4-like isoform X2, which encodes MTLAAYREKMRELPLVSLFCSCILPELRDTAADKKEGVVDLNLCNIRDMEVIELSKRTSGQAFEVILKPPTFDGGPELRATTPPRQKPSLEEIQKKLDAAQERRKCQEAELLKHLAERREHEREVAQKALTKERQEHRADADKEQRNMHLNASQERLQEEDKHSVEVS